The Peribacillus sp. FSL P2-0133 genome has a segment encoding these proteins:
- a CDS encoding MATE family efflux transporter: MNQTYTKSQKLRLLFYILIPILITQISMYAMTFFDVMMSGQYSTQDVAGVSIGSSLWTPVYTGLSGILIALTPVVSQLVGSRQSKSVSYSVMQAIYLAVALALIILIIGAFSLNPVLSAMDLEDSVHMVAHDYLIALSLGIIPLFVYNALRAFIDALGQTRISMIITLCALPVNVLFNYLLIYGKFGFPELGGVGSGYATAITYWLIALVAILVVIKINPFSTYEVFSEFFRVSWKEWKALLLIGVPIGLAIFFETSIFSAVTLLMSKYDTVTIASHQIAMNFASLLYMIPLSISMALTIVIGFEIGAARYKDAKEYSWIGISMALTMSLVLSTILFLFREPVAALYTKDHEVMMLTSHFLIYAIFFQISDALQAPIQGILRGYKDVNVTFAMSLVSYWILGLPIGYFFAKYTDMGAFGYWIGLISGLALGAIGLAARLRFIQQVKYKKMA; the protein is encoded by the coding sequence ATGAATCAGACTTATACTAAATCACAAAAGCTCCGCTTGTTATTTTATATATTGATACCTATCCTGATCACCCAAATCAGCATGTATGCCATGACTTTTTTTGATGTGATGATGTCGGGACAATACAGCACTCAGGACGTTGCTGGCGTCTCCATCGGCAGTTCGCTATGGACACCAGTGTACACGGGGCTGAGCGGGATATTGATTGCCTTGACGCCGGTGGTTTCACAACTGGTAGGTTCCAGGCAGTCTAAATCCGTTTCCTATTCCGTGATGCAGGCCATTTATTTAGCTGTTGCTTTAGCCTTGATCATTTTAATCATTGGGGCGTTTTCTTTGAACCCCGTATTGAGTGCCATGGACCTTGAAGATAGTGTCCACATGGTGGCTCATGATTACTTGATCGCCCTTTCACTCGGTATCATTCCTTTATTCGTTTATAATGCGTTGAGAGCTTTCATCGATGCTCTGGGACAGACTAGGATTTCCATGATCATCACCTTATGTGCACTCCCGGTAAACGTCCTTTTTAATTACCTGTTAATATACGGTAAGTTTGGATTCCCTGAACTTGGCGGTGTCGGTTCCGGTTACGCCACTGCCATTACGTATTGGTTAATTGCCCTTGTAGCCATCCTTGTTGTGATAAAAATCAACCCATTTTCGACATATGAGGTTTTCAGTGAATTTTTCCGGGTTTCCTGGAAAGAATGGAAGGCCTTATTATTGATTGGGGTACCCATCGGACTGGCTATCTTTTTTGAAACAAGCATTTTCTCGGCCGTCACCCTTTTAATGAGTAAGTATGATACCGTGACAATTGCATCGCATCAGATTGCCATGAATTTTGCGTCACTGCTTTATATGATCCCGCTAAGTATTTCCATGGCATTGACGATCGTCATTGGATTCGAAATTGGAGCGGCCCGTTATAAAGACGCCAAAGAGTATAGCTGGATTGGCATTTCGATGGCATTGACGATGTCGCTCGTTTTGTCGACCATCCTATTCCTCTTCCGCGAACCTGTGGCCGCTTTATACACAAAAGACCATGAGGTTATGATGCTGACATCACATTTCTTGATATATGCCATCTTCTTTCAGATATCGGATGCCCTGCAGGCACCTATTCAGGGTATTTTGCGTGGATATAAAGATGTAAATGTCACATTTGCGATGTCACTTGTCTCCTACTGGATTCTCGGGCTTCCCATTGGCTATTTCTTTGCAAAGTATACGGATATGGGAGCCTTTGGGTACTGGATCGGCTTAATTTCCGGCTTGGCTCTCGGAGCTATAGGCTTGGCGGCTCGCTTACGGTTCATACAACAAGTAAAATATAAAAAAATGGCGTAA
- a CDS encoding SDR family oxidoreductase — MDDKVAFITGGATGIGKRMALSLADNGMSIIITYRKSKKAALALVDELQDKYHVKAIAIQGDSSSEEDCLNILQKISESFGHVDIFIHNAGPYMHDRKPMTEYGSDEWKYIMDGNLNGFFYFAKELIPHMRSRNWGRVITLGFERCETAPGWIYRSVFAAAKSGLTSLTRTLAAEEATHGITVNMVCPGDIVGDWKEEEIRVAREEKDDTVPVGRPGTGEDIARVITFLCDEKSDFITGSIIPVTGGKDVLGKIYKA, encoded by the coding sequence GTGGATGACAAAGTAGCTTTTATTACTGGTGGAGCAACGGGAATCGGCAAAAGGATGGCACTTTCACTCGCGGATAATGGAATGTCCATTATCATTACTTATCGAAAAAGTAAAAAGGCAGCTTTAGCATTAGTGGATGAATTACAGGATAAGTACCATGTTAAGGCAATTGCGATTCAAGGTGACTCGTCAAGTGAGGAGGATTGCCTGAATATTTTGCAAAAGATTTCGGAGTCATTTGGCCATGTTGATATTTTCATTCATAATGCAGGGCCATATATGCATGACCGTAAGCCTATGACTGAATATGGCAGTGATGAATGGAAGTACATCATGGATGGAAATTTAAATGGTTTTTTCTATTTTGCGAAAGAGCTTATTCCACATATGCGCAGTAGAAACTGGGGTAGAGTCATTACATTAGGGTTTGAACGGTGTGAAACTGCACCAGGTTGGATCTATCGTTCTGTTTTTGCTGCTGCAAAGAGCGGCTTGACCTCCTTGACAAGAACTTTAGCTGCCGAAGAAGCTACACATGGCATCACCGTGAATATGGTCTGTCCCGGTGATATCGTAGGTGACTGGAAAGAGGAGGAAATTAGGGTCGCGAGAGAAGAAAAGGATGATACGGTTCCAGTCGGCAGACCGGGTACAGGGGAAGATATAGCGAGGGTCATCACGTTCCTTTGTGATGAAAAATCAGATTTCATTACCGGCAGCATCATACCGGTAACAGGCGGTAAGGATGTTCTTGGGAAAATATATAAAGCCTAG
- a CDS encoding Hsp20/alpha crystallin family protein, which translates to MKNMQQSDVQSFIEKVFSQVIPDNMQGMMNQNDGGSQTVNARSEHPLHAEVFETHLYVFVRIPIEDESWLKNMKLYHTSNQSIIEGIPEESDRHVITLPALVKKKGASAQYKESTLEIRLQKSFNTQYSEIDVSEI; encoded by the coding sequence ATGAAAAATATGCAGCAAAGTGATGTACAATCGTTCATCGAAAAAGTATTTTCACAAGTCATCCCTGACAATATGCAAGGTATGATGAACCAAAATGATGGCGGCTCACAAACAGTAAATGCCAGATCTGAACATCCTTTACATGCAGAAGTATTTGAAACCCACTTATATGTCTTTGTAAGAATTCCTATAGAAGATGAATCTTGGCTAAAAAATATGAAACTTTACCATACATCTAACCAATCCATCATCGAGGGGATTCCTGAAGAGTCAGATCGGCATGTCATTACACTCCCCGCACTTGTTAAGAAAAAAGGGGCATCGGCCCAATATAAAGAATCAACGTTGGAAATACGTCTTCAGAAAAGTTTCAATACCCAGTATTCAGAAATCGATGTATCCGAGATATAA
- a CDS encoding CAP domain-containing protein, producing MKKKMFMSAAAAAAIIFTGVGANQAEAANCDTVKQVTFKSTNKEDMQQVLNQYLAKYNITLPAAQAQQTPQQTPQQTPQQTPVQKPVQKPVQKPVQKPVQKPVQQEAGTTNQAKPEAKPVTPNKSTDEKQETSSELSAFEQQVVKLTNAEREKQGLAALKIDTELSKVARIKSQDMKDKNYFDHNSPTYGSPFDMMKQFGISYTTAGENIAQGQQTPEEVVQAWMNSQGHRENIMNPSFTHIGVGYVESGNYWTQQFIGK from the coding sequence ATGAAAAAGAAAATGTTTATGTCAGCAGCAGCGGCTGCAGCTATTATATTCACAGGAGTAGGAGCTAACCAAGCTGAAGCAGCCAACTGTGATACTGTGAAACAAGTAACTTTTAAATCTACTAATAAAGAGGATATGCAACAAGTCCTTAACCAATACCTAGCTAAATACAATATCACTTTACCGGCAGCGCAGGCACAACAAACGCCACAACAAACGCCACAACAAACGCCACAACAAACGCCAGTTCAAAAACCAGTTCAAAAACCAGTTCAAAAACCAGTTCAAAAACCAGTTCAAAAACCAGTTCAGCAAGAAGCTGGAACAACGAACCAAGCAAAACCTGAAGCAAAACCAGTTACACCTAATAAATCAACTGATGAAAAACAAGAGACAAGCTCTGAATTAAGTGCTTTTGAACAACAAGTTGTTAAATTAACAAATGCAGAACGTGAAAAACAAGGTTTGGCAGCTCTTAAAATCGACACTGAGTTGAGCAAAGTTGCACGTATTAAGTCTCAAGACATGAAAGATAAAAACTACTTTGATCACAATAGCCCAACTTACGGCTCACCATTCGATATGATGAAACAATTCGGAATCAGCTATACAACAGCTGGCGAAAACATCGCACAAGGTCAACAAACACCTGAAGAAGTGGTACAAGCTTGGATGAATAGCCAAGGACACCGTGAAAACATCATGAACCCTAGCTTTACTCATATCGGAGTAGGTTACGTAGAATCTGGTAACTACTGGACTCAACAATTCATCGGAAAATAA
- a CDS encoding FixH family protein produces the protein MKKILLFCMALFFLAGCSKEEEIPKMLNVDLAVDPIQGKVNEPVKFQAKVTYGDEAVTDADDVSFEIWLANSDDHDKIAVKHKGNGIYELEKNFDKEGTYYVYAHVTARDMHNMPKKEFVIGKPSTPEQSGEKKEMDEMNDEEMK, from the coding sequence ATGAAAAAAATCCTGTTATTTTGCATGGCGTTATTTTTTTTGGCTGGATGCAGCAAGGAAGAGGAAATTCCGAAAATGTTAAATGTCGATTTAGCTGTCGATCCAATTCAGGGTAAAGTGAATGAGCCTGTGAAATTTCAGGCAAAAGTAACATATGGGGACGAAGCCGTGACAGATGCGGATGATGTCAGTTTTGAAATTTGGCTTGCGAATAGCGATGATCATGACAAGATCGCAGTGAAACATAAAGGGAACGGCATATATGAATTGGAAAAGAATTTTGATAAAGAAGGAACCTACTATGTATATGCCCATGTAACTGCAAGGGATATGCACAACATGCCAAAGAAAGAATTCGTAATAGGCAAACCAAGCACTCCTGAACAAAGTGGCGAAAAAAAGGAAATGGACGAGATGAATGATGAAGAAATGAAATGA
- a CDS encoding HAMP domain-containing sensor histidine kinase yields the protein MINKWRTLTFKLWLTIITAIILSVLFAYSLSQYYYKNLYVEKLKTDLVNEASLLGADYSGGEISEDFKEKVEWFNSKNDSEIFVVNNPRELSACLPFEINYDTLISEEERQMLLDGKAVEKEGYEKRFEKNIVAAIIPLIDENRLEGIIYTYIPVDSITVLLKEFAAKWMAAVLLFLIVAILFTTKWLKKLVSPIKEIETAAHRVSEGNYDIQVEVRSHDEIGKLAMAFNDMANSIHMEEERKKEFLENVAHELRTPLSYVKGYTQAILDGVVKNDEEQRKYLQLISREALRLQRLVGDLMDLSKMDSDPFMLNKTPIAYAQFIEDVLVKYEPIIKEKQLGLQLDLDPDPIILGDEGRMEQILHNIIDNAIQYTDPGGAIHITLIQHKDDCELLVTDTGNGIPEADLPYIMNRFYRVNKARSRFDGGSGLGLSIVKKLVELQNGKIEIESKEKRGTKVRVILPIIKEEWNS from the coding sequence ATGATCAATAAATGGCGAACCCTCACTTTTAAATTATGGCTCACCATCATCACCGCCATCATCCTATCCGTGCTGTTCGCTTATTCACTTTCTCAATATTATTATAAAAATCTATATGTGGAGAAGCTTAAAACAGATTTAGTCAATGAAGCGTCATTGCTAGGGGCGGATTACTCCGGCGGTGAAATCAGCGAAGATTTCAAGGAAAAAGTTGAATGGTTTAACAGTAAGAATGACAGCGAGATCTTTGTCGTCAACAATCCGAGGGAATTGAGTGCCTGTCTGCCTTTTGAAATCAATTATGACACCCTTATTTCTGAAGAAGAACGGCAAATGCTTTTAGATGGGAAAGCCGTTGAAAAAGAGGGATATGAGAAAAGATTTGAAAAGAACATCGTAGCGGCGATCATACCCCTGATTGACGAAAATCGGCTCGAAGGTATCATCTATACATATATTCCTGTAGATTCCATTACGGTATTACTCAAGGAATTTGCCGCAAAATGGATGGCGGCCGTTCTATTATTTTTGATTGTCGCGATTTTGTTTACTACGAAATGGTTGAAAAAGCTAGTCAGTCCGATTAAGGAAATCGAGACTGCAGCCCATCGTGTCTCAGAGGGGAATTATGACATACAGGTCGAGGTAAGGAGTCATGATGAAATAGGGAAACTGGCAATGGCCTTTAATGATATGGCCAATTCCATCCATATGGAAGAAGAAAGAAAAAAAGAATTTTTAGAAAATGTTGCACATGAGCTCAGAACCCCGCTTAGTTACGTAAAGGGCTATACGCAGGCCATATTGGATGGTGTCGTGAAAAATGATGAAGAGCAACGGAAATACCTTCAACTCATTTCAAGGGAGGCTCTTAGGCTGCAGCGGCTTGTGGGAGATCTGATGGACTTATCAAAAATGGATAGTGATCCATTCATGTTAAATAAAACCCCGATTGCCTATGCGCAATTCATTGAAGACGTACTTGTGAAATATGAACCGATAATAAAAGAAAAGCAATTGGGCTTGCAGCTAGATCTGGATCCAGACCCGATTATTTTGGGGGATGAAGGAAGGATGGAACAGATCCTACATAACATTATTGATAATGCCATTCAGTACACGGATCCCGGAGGGGCGATCCATATTACCTTAATTCAGCATAAAGATGATTGCGAACTGCTGGTTACTGATACGGGTAACGGGATTCCGGAAGCGGATCTGCCATATATCATGAATCGTTTTTACCGAGTGAACAAGGCACGCAGCCGTTTTGATGGCGGGTCAGGGCTTGGACTGTCGATTGTTAAAAAATTGGTGGAATTACAAAATGGTAAAATCGAAATAGAAAGCAAGGAAAAAAGGGGCACAAAAGTCAGGGTCATCCTACCGATTATAAAAGAAGAATGGAATTCATAA
- a CDS encoding response regulator transcription factor: MHVYTILVVDDEEDMRNLVEMYLLNSGYRCLQAANGKEAISMVETEEVDLILLDIMMPGMDGFSVCEEIRENWEIPVIFVSAKGEEWDKVKGLKLGGDDYIVKPFNPGELVARVEAVLRRTGKLSLNEESQNHVRFGKISLNLQSRTVLVEGKPINLTLKEFELLLFLMRHKSQALSREQLLENVWSGEYGGSLRTVDTHIKTLRMKLRAADYIQTVWGIGYKIEEKK; encoded by the coding sequence ATGCATGTTTACACCATTTTAGTCGTGGATGATGAAGAAGATATGCGAAATCTAGTTGAAATGTATTTACTGAACTCAGGTTATCGATGCCTTCAAGCTGCGAATGGAAAAGAAGCTATTAGTATGGTTGAAACAGAGGAAGTTGATTTAATTCTATTGGATATCATGATGCCAGGTATGGATGGTTTCTCCGTTTGTGAAGAAATTCGTGAAAATTGGGAGATTCCTGTGATATTTGTCAGTGCGAAAGGTGAAGAATGGGATAAGGTGAAAGGGCTGAAGCTTGGCGGCGACGATTATATCGTCAAACCGTTCAATCCAGGAGAATTGGTTGCAAGGGTCGAAGCGGTATTGCGGAGGACAGGGAAATTATCATTGAATGAAGAGAGTCAAAACCATGTCCGGTTCGGTAAAATTAGCTTGAACTTACAATCCAGAACGGTTTTGGTGGAAGGGAAGCCAATCAATTTAACCTTGAAGGAATTCGAATTGCTTTTATTCCTCATGCGTCATAAAAGCCAGGCACTAAGCCGTGAACAACTGCTTGAAAATGTATGGAGCGGGGAGTATGGAGGATCTTTACGGACCGTGGATACCCATATCAAAACGTTACGAATGAAATTAAGAGCGGCCGATTACATTCAAACCGTCTGGGGAATCGGTTATAAGATAGAGGAAAAGAAATGA